CTCGCGAGAAGGCGGTGTCGGAAGGGAACAACTTCATTGTCACATTTCGACCGAATCTCGATGACTACCAAGTCTGGGATGATGAAGGGAATGACTCGGTCTTCGGGCCGAAGGACAGCAGGCAGGAGTTTTCGCTGGATTCAGGAGTTCTGCTTCAAAACGCGGTCTTCTTCTCAGGCAATCGCGTGGTTTTCCGCCCGGACGGGACGAGCAGCGCGTCGGGTTCCGTCTGGCTGGAGGGGAAGGATGCCGTCAAGAGAATCGATGTGCTGGCCTCGACCGGACGGATTGTCGTGGGGGAGGGATGAAACGCGTGTCGCATCGGCAGCGTGCAAACGGTGAGCGGGGGTTCTCGCTGGTTGAGTTGATGATCGCGATGGTCGTCCTGGGGATTGGCCTGCTCTCACTGGCCGGTCTCTTTCCGCTGGCGATGGAGCGTGTGGCCGCCGGGGATCTGGACTCGCGGGCGACCTTTCATGCCGAGGCCAAGCTGGAGGAACTGAAGAATGTACCGTGGCTGCAGTTGTCCGGGCAATCCGGGACCGACTCCCCGGACGGCAGATACCAGAGGGCGTGGAGTGTGGATGATGATGTTCCGGCGGTAGGAATGAAGCGGCTTGGAGTCGTGGTTTCATGGTCCGACAATCACTCCCCGCGCCAGGTGACGCTGGCCACCTTCGTTTCCGATTCCGGCGTTTGAGGAGCCGCGTCGTGT
The nucleotide sequence above comes from Gemmatimonadota bacterium. Encoded proteins:
- a CDS encoding GspH/FimT family pseudopilin, which encodes MSKSNWRLSRCSPAQLRQSMMRVARRRRGFTATELMVTMGVLGIVGALSWGGMSGLMESRKLSGSANRLVAHLRLAREKAVSEGNNFIVTFRPNLDDYQVWDDEGNDSVFGPKDSRQEFSLDSGVLLQNAVFFSGNRVVFRPDGTSSASGSVWLEGKDAVKRIDVLASTGRIVVGEG
- a CDS encoding prepilin-type N-terminal cleavage/methylation domain-containing protein encodes the protein MKRVSHRQRANGERGFSLVELMIAMVVLGIGLLSLAGLFPLAMERVAAGDLDSRATFHAEAKLEELKNVPWLQLSGQSGTDSPDGRYQRAWSVDDDVPAVGMKRLGVVVSWSDNHSPRQVTLATFVSDSGV